A portion of the Esox lucius isolate fEsoLuc1 chromosome 20, fEsoLuc1.pri, whole genome shotgun sequence genome contains these proteins:
- the phf1 gene encoding PHD finger protein 1 isoform X1, with amino-acid sequence MGGVSEGDDVLARWSDGLLYLGNVKRVDGVKQCCLVRFEDNSEFWVLRKDIHSFSVGVEDVCCICDAPPLKEPLINCLKCRHGYHPECHTPSIEPEADSNSWICRQCVFAVATKRGGAIKRGRFARLMQIMKLRLPYQLSSLDWDTQHLTNQQQCYCYCAGPGEWNLKMLQCGSCGQWFHEACTQCLTKPLLYGDRFYEFQCSVCASGPETIHRLPMSWVDLAHLVLYHLSLCCKRKYFDFDHEIMSFANENWDSLLLGSLSDTPRQDRCHNLLNALNSNKDRFVSGKEIKKKKCLFGLQVRAPPPLTSESSPLITDPPINITHRKRSDPLSMPCQRRAVGPESRKSKRRIMETQPCPPPVPVTPIDLVPCCHGYVGGTNLYNTRKSGEELNLGSPPKRMFALYHPTYNGAPAISRTLHHYSAEDPCRVPPPCLPYSLSSAHHHHHHHNNNNQNLHQHQPGQKLDPCPSLLLRDVPPYPGGVGGGGGGDGSAARGWGGGDGVRILARRVTPDGKVQYLVEWGNVSVY; translated from the exons ATGGGGGGAGTAAGTGAAGGGGATGATGTGTTAGCTCGATGGAGTGATGGACTACTGTACCTCGGCAATGTGAAaaga GTAGATGGAGTCAAGCAGTGTTGTCTGGTGAGATTTGAGGACAACTCAGAGTTCTGGGTCCTAAGAAAAGACATACACTCTT TCTCGGTTGGAGTGGAAGACGTTTGCTGTATCTGTGATGCTCCACCTCTTAAAGAACCTCTCatcaattgtctaaaatgtcgtCATG GCTATCATCCTGAGTGCCACACTCCATCCATCGAGCCGGAAGCGGACAGCAATTCTTGGATATGTCGACAATGTGTTTTTGCGGTGGCAACCAAG AGAGGTGGAGCCATCAAAAGAGGACGGTTTGCCCGGCTCATGCAAATCATGAAACTGCGGCTGCCCTATCAGCTGTCATCTTTAGACTGGGACACACAGCATCTGACCAACCAGCAGCAGTGTTACTGCTACTGTGCTGGACCTGGAGA GTGGAACTTAAAAATGTTGCAGTGTGGAAGTTGTGGTCAGTGGTTTCATGAAGCTTGCACACAGTGTTTGACCAAACCATTGCTGTATGGAGACAG GTTTTATGAATTCCAGTGCTCGGTCTGTGCAAGTGGACCTGAAACAATACATCGTCTGCCCATGAGCTG GGTCGATTTAGCCCATTTGGTGCTCTACCACCTCTCCCTGTGCTGCAAGAGAAAATACTTTGATTTCGACCATGAAATAATGTCATTTGCCAATGAGAATTGGGACTCTTTGCTTCTAGGCTCG CTCTCTGACACACCAAGGCAAGATCGCTGTCACAACCTGCTCAATGCTTTGAACTCGAACAAGGACAG GTTTGTCTCTGGTAAAGAGATCAAGAAGAAGAAGTGTCTTTTTGGGCTCCAGGTCCGAGCTCCGCCTCCCCTGACCTCTGAGTCATCCCCCCTCATCACTGACCCGCCTATAAACATCACCCATCGGAAAAGGTCAGA CCCGTTGTCAATGCCCTGCCAAAGGAGAGCGGTGGGGCCAGAGTCACGTAAATCAAAGCGCCGCATCATGGAGACACAG CCTTGTCCGCCCCCAGTTCCAGTCACTCCAATAGACCTGGTACCATGTTGCCATGGCTACGTAGGCGGgactaacctctacaacaccaGGAAGTCGGGGGAGGAGCTGAATCTAGG CTCACCGCCTAAGAGGATGTTTGCCCTGTATCATCCCACCTATAACGGGGCCCCAGCAATCTCCAGAACCCTGCATCACTACAG TGCGGAGGACCCTTGTCGGGTGCCGCCCCCATGCCTCCCCTACTCCCTGTCATCcgcccaccaccaccaccatcaccacaacaacaacaaccaaaacCTTCACCAGCACCAGCCTGGTCAGAAGCTGGATCCctgcccctccctcctcctgcgCGACGTCCCTCCTTATCCGGGCGGcgtggggggagggggcgggggggacGGATCGGCTGCCAGGGGCTGGGGTGGCGGAGATGGGGTGAGAATTCTGGCGAGACGAGTTACACCAGACGGGAAGGTCCAGTACCTTGTGGAGTGGGGAAACGTGAGCGTGTACTGa
- the phf1 gene encoding PHD finger protein 1 isoform X2 yields the protein MGGVSEGDDVLARWSDGLLYLGNVKRVDGVKQCCLVRFEDNSEFWVLRKDIHSFSVGVEDVCCICDAPPLKEPLINCLKCRHGYHPECHTPSIEPEADSNSWICRQCVFAVATKRGGAIKRGRFARLMQIMKLRLPYQLSSLDWDTQHLTNQQQCYCYCAGPGEWNLKMLQCGSCGQWFHEACTQCLTKPLLYGDRFYEFQCSVCASGPETIHRLPMSWVDLAHLVLYHLSLCCKRKYFDFDHEIMSFANENWDSLLLGSLSDTPRQDRCHNLLNALNSNKDRFVSGKEIKKKKCLFGLQVRAPPPLTSESSPLITDPPINITHRKSPLSMPCQRRAVGPESRKSKRRIMETQPCPPPVPVTPIDLVPCCHGYVGGTNLYNTRKSGEELNLGSPPKRMFALYHPTYNGAPAISRTLHHYSAEDPCRVPPPCLPYSLSSAHHHHHHHNNNNQNLHQHQPGQKLDPCPSLLLRDVPPYPGGVGGGGGGDGSAARGWGGGDGVRILARRVTPDGKVQYLVEWGNVSVY from the exons ATGGGGGGAGTAAGTGAAGGGGATGATGTGTTAGCTCGATGGAGTGATGGACTACTGTACCTCGGCAATGTGAAaaga GTAGATGGAGTCAAGCAGTGTTGTCTGGTGAGATTTGAGGACAACTCAGAGTTCTGGGTCCTAAGAAAAGACATACACTCTT TCTCGGTTGGAGTGGAAGACGTTTGCTGTATCTGTGATGCTCCACCTCTTAAAGAACCTCTCatcaattgtctaaaatgtcgtCATG GCTATCATCCTGAGTGCCACACTCCATCCATCGAGCCGGAAGCGGACAGCAATTCTTGGATATGTCGACAATGTGTTTTTGCGGTGGCAACCAAG AGAGGTGGAGCCATCAAAAGAGGACGGTTTGCCCGGCTCATGCAAATCATGAAACTGCGGCTGCCCTATCAGCTGTCATCTTTAGACTGGGACACACAGCATCTGACCAACCAGCAGCAGTGTTACTGCTACTGTGCTGGACCTGGAGA GTGGAACTTAAAAATGTTGCAGTGTGGAAGTTGTGGTCAGTGGTTTCATGAAGCTTGCACACAGTGTTTGACCAAACCATTGCTGTATGGAGACAG GTTTTATGAATTCCAGTGCTCGGTCTGTGCAAGTGGACCTGAAACAATACATCGTCTGCCCATGAGCTG GGTCGATTTAGCCCATTTGGTGCTCTACCACCTCTCCCTGTGCTGCAAGAGAAAATACTTTGATTTCGACCATGAAATAATGTCATTTGCCAATGAGAATTGGGACTCTTTGCTTCTAGGCTCG CTCTCTGACACACCAAGGCAAGATCGCTGTCACAACCTGCTCAATGCTTTGAACTCGAACAAGGACAG GTTTGTCTCTGGTAAAGAGATCAAGAAGAAGAAGTGTCTTTTTGGGCTCCAGGTCCGAGCTCCGCCTCCCCTGACCTCTGAGTCATCCCCCCTCATCACTGACCCGCCTATAAACATCACCCATCGGAAAAG CCCGTTGTCAATGCCCTGCCAAAGGAGAGCGGTGGGGCCAGAGTCACGTAAATCAAAGCGCCGCATCATGGAGACACAG CCTTGTCCGCCCCCAGTTCCAGTCACTCCAATAGACCTGGTACCATGTTGCCATGGCTACGTAGGCGGgactaacctctacaacaccaGGAAGTCGGGGGAGGAGCTGAATCTAGG CTCACCGCCTAAGAGGATGTTTGCCCTGTATCATCCCACCTATAACGGGGCCCCAGCAATCTCCAGAACCCTGCATCACTACAG TGCGGAGGACCCTTGTCGGGTGCCGCCCCCATGCCTCCCCTACTCCCTGTCATCcgcccaccaccaccaccatcaccacaacaacaacaaccaaaacCTTCACCAGCACCAGCCTGGTCAGAAGCTGGATCCctgcccctccctcctcctgcgCGACGTCCCTCCTTATCCGGGCGGcgtggggggagggggcgggggggacGGATCGGCTGCCAGGGGCTGGGGTGGCGGAGATGGGGTGAGAATTCTGGCGAGACGAGTTACACCAGACGGGAAGGTCCAGTACCTTGTGGAGTGGGGAAACGTGAGCGTGTACTGa